A single region of the Eulemur rufifrons isolate Redbay chromosome 8, OSU_ERuf_1, whole genome shotgun sequence genome encodes:
- the GPR61 gene encoding G-protein coupled receptor 61 codes for MESSPIPQSSGNSSTVGRVPQTPGPSTASGVPEVGLQDVASESVALFFMLLLDLTAVAGNAAVMAVIAKTPALRKFVFVFHLCLVDLLAALTLMPLAMLSSSALFDHALFGEVACRLYLFLSVCFVSLAILSVSAINVERYYYVVHPMRYEVRMTLGLVASVLVGVWVKALAMASVPVLGRVSWEEGAPSVPPGCSLQWSHSAYCQLFVVVFAVLYFLLPLLLILVVYCSMFRVARVAAMQHGPLPTWMETPRQRSESLSSRSTMVTSSGAPQTTPHRTFGGGKAAVVLLAVGGQFLLCWLPYFSFHLYVALSAQPISAGQVESVVTWIGYFCFTSNPFFYGCLNRQIRGELSKQFVCFFKAAPEEELRLPSRDGSIEENFLQFLQGTGCPNESWVSRPLPSPKQEPPAVDFRIPGQIAEETSEFLEQQLTSDIIMSDGYLRPAPSPRLES; via the coding sequence ATGGAGTCCTCTCCCATCCCCCAGTCATCAGGGAACTCTTCCACTGTGGGGAGGGTCCCTCAAACCCCAGGTCCCTCTACTGCCAGTGGGGTCCCAGAGGTGGGGCTGCAGGATGTAGCTTCAGAATCTGTGGCCCTGTTCTTCATGCTTCTGTTGGACTTGACTGCTGTGGCTGGCAATGCTGCTGTGATGGCTGTTATCGCCAAGACACCCGCCCTCCGAAAATTTGTCTTCGTCTTCCACCTCTGCCTGGTGGACCTGCTGGCCGCCCTGACCCTCATGCCCCTGGCCATGCTCTCCAGCTCTGCCCTCTTTGACCATGCCCTCTTTGGGGAGGTGGCCTGCCGCCTCTACTTGTTCCTGAGCGTATGCTTTGTCAGCCTGGCCATCCTCTCAGTGTCGGCCATCAATGTGGAGCGCTACTATTACGTGGTCCACCCCATGCGCTATGAGGTGCGCATGACGCTGGGGCTGGTGGCCTCCGTGCTGGTGGGTGTGTGGGTGAAGGCCTTGGCCATGGCTTCTGTGCCAGTGTTGGGAAGGGTCTCCTGGGAGGAAGGAGCTCCCAGTGTCCCCCCAGGCTGTTCACTCCAATGGAGCCACAGTGCCTACTGCCAGCTTTTTGTGGTGGTCTTTGCTGTCCTTTACTTCTTGTTGCCCCTGCTCCTCATCCTTGTGGTCTACTGCAGCATGTTCCGAGTGGCTCGTGTGGCTGCCATGCAGCATGGGCCGCTACCCACGTGGATGGAGACACCCCGGCAACGCTCCGAGTCTCTCAGCAGTCGCTCTACTATGGTCACCAGCTCGGGGGCTCCCCAGACCACCCCACACCGGACGTTCGGGGGAGGGAAGGCAGCAGTGGTTCTCCTGGCTGTGGGGGGACAGTTCCTGCTCTGTTGGTTGCCCTACTTCTCCTTCCACCTCTATGTTGCCCTGAGTGCTCAGCCCATTTCCGCTGGGCAGGTGGAGAGTGTGGTGACCTGGATCGGCTACTTTTGCTTCACTTCAAACCCTTTCTTCTATGGATGTCTCAACCGGCAGATCCGGGGGGAGCTCAGCAAGCAGTTTGTCTGCTTCTTCAAGGCAGCTCCGGAGGAGGAGCTGAGGCTGCCTAGCCGGGACGGCTCCATTGAGGAGAACTTCCTGCAGTTCCTTCAGGGGACTGGTTGTCCCAACGAATCCTGGGTGTCCCGACCCTTACCCAGCCCCAAGCAGGAGCCACCTGCTGTTGACTTTCGAATCCCAGGCCAGATAGCTGAGGAGACCTCTGAGTTCCTGGAGCAGCAACTCACCAGCGACATCATCATGTCAGACGGCTACCTCCGTCCTGCCCCCTCACCCCGGCTGGAGTCATGA